One window of Candidatus Mycobacterium wuenschmannii genomic DNA carries:
- a CDS encoding adenylate/guanylate cyclase domain-containing protein has product MAQFPRTRYASSSEVDIAYQTLGDGPNDVLVLPGPSIPIDTIDAEPSMYRFHRRLASFSRVIRLDQRGVGMSSRVSQDVIGPKHWAKDAISVMDAVGSERATIIAPGFGSMTGLVLAAEYPDRVSNLIIVNGAARTLRADDYPMGFEIVEEDPYTTVAMEPDALDQGFDMLGFIAPSMVADDAFRGWWDMAGNRAASPSMARAIILTVRHSDVRDTLERITVPTLVMHREDSEFCPVDNGRYIAERISGARLVELPGADALYWVGDTAPMLDEIEEFVTGVRGSFGADRVLTTIMFTDIVGSTERAALLGDGRWRNLLDNHDTMVRHELERFGGFEVNTAGDGFVASFPSPSAAIACADSLIDAVRVLGIEIRVGIHAGEVEVRGDDVAGMAVHIGARVGALAGASEVLVSSTVRDIVTGSRHRFADRGEHALKGVPGLWRVCALERARAIVNQSR; this is encoded by the coding sequence GTGGCGCAGTTTCCGCGCACCCGCTATGCCAGTAGCAGCGAGGTCGACATCGCTTACCAAACGCTGGGCGATGGGCCGAACGACGTGCTGGTGCTGCCCGGGCCGTCCATCCCCATCGACACGATCGACGCCGAGCCGTCGATGTACCGCTTTCACCGACGGCTCGCGTCGTTCAGCCGGGTCATCCGGCTCGACCAACGCGGCGTCGGGATGTCGTCGCGCGTGTCCCAGGACGTCATCGGGCCCAAGCACTGGGCGAAGGACGCGATCTCGGTGATGGACGCGGTCGGCAGCGAGCGAGCCACGATCATTGCGCCCGGGTTCGGCTCGATGACCGGACTCGTCCTCGCGGCCGAGTACCCGGACCGGGTCAGCAACCTGATCATCGTCAACGGCGCGGCCCGCACGCTGCGCGCCGACGACTATCCGATGGGGTTCGAGATCGTCGAGGAAGATCCCTATACGACGGTGGCGATGGAACCGGACGCCCTAGACCAGGGTTTCGACATGCTCGGTTTCATCGCGCCCAGCATGGTCGCCGACGACGCGTTCCGCGGCTGGTGGGACATGGCCGGAAACCGGGCCGCGTCACCGAGCATGGCCCGCGCGATCATCCTGACCGTGCGGCATTCCGATGTGCGCGACACCCTCGAGCGGATCACCGTTCCGACGCTGGTCATGCATCGCGAGGACTCGGAGTTCTGCCCCGTCGACAACGGTCGCTACATCGCCGAGCGTATTTCCGGCGCGCGTCTGGTTGAGTTGCCCGGAGCCGACGCGCTGTACTGGGTCGGCGACACCGCGCCGATGCTCGACGAGATCGAGGAATTCGTCACCGGCGTGCGCGGCAGCTTCGGTGCCGATCGGGTGCTGACCACGATCATGTTCACCGACATCGTCGGCTCGACCGAACGGGCCGCGTTGCTCGGCGACGGCCGGTGGCGCAACCTGCTGGACAATCACGACACGATGGTGCGCCACGAACTCGAGCGTTTCGGCGGCTTCGAGGTGAACACCGCCGGTGACGGATTCGTCGCGTCCTTCCCCAGCCCGAGCGCCGCCATCGCCTGCGCCGACTCCCTGATCGACGCGGTTCGGGTGCTGGGCATCGAGATCCGGGTGGGCATTCACGCGGGTGAGGTCGAGGTCCGCGGCGACGACGTGGCCGGGATGGCGGTGCACATCGGCGCCCGCGTGGGCGCGCTCGCGGGGGCCAGCGAAGTACTGGTCTCGTCGACGGTCCGCGACATCGTCACCGGCTCCCGGCACCGATTCGCCGACCGCGGCGAACACGCGCTCAAGGGTGTCCCGGGCCTGTGGCGGGTGTGCGCGCTGGAACGGGCGCGCGCAATCGTCAACCAGTCGCGGTAG
- a CDS encoding SDR family oxidoreductase → MQLTGNTVLVTGGGTGIGRGLAEAFHRLGNNVVIAGRRLDKLKEVADANPGIEYLSLDQGDPADIRRFAIELKDNFSGVNVLINSAGIQRVENLTTGGPGRAEQTINVNLLGPIRLTAALLHSLLGKPRAAILNVTSGLAFMPSALTPAYCASKAAMHSYTQSLRFQLRDSDVQVIEIVPPRVQTALQGARGFDPRALPLDEFISEVMTLLKTKPDADEVIVERAKGFRFAERDGAYDEIYSVFNEKMMGEVD, encoded by the coding sequence ATGCAGTTGACGGGTAACACCGTTCTGGTCACCGGTGGGGGCACCGGGATCGGCCGGGGCCTGGCCGAGGCTTTTCACCGGCTGGGCAACAACGTCGTCATCGCGGGCCGTCGCCTCGACAAGCTGAAAGAGGTCGCCGATGCCAACCCGGGCATCGAGTATCTGTCGCTGGATCAAGGCGACCCCGCCGACATTCGGCGATTCGCGATCGAGCTGAAGGACAACTTCTCGGGCGTCAACGTCCTGATCAACAGCGCCGGTATCCAGCGGGTCGAGAACCTCACCACCGGCGGCCCCGGCCGCGCCGAGCAGACCATCAACGTCAACCTTCTCGGACCCATCAGGCTGACCGCGGCGCTGCTGCACTCGCTGCTCGGTAAGCCGCGGGCGGCGATTCTCAACGTCACCTCCGGGCTGGCATTCATGCCCAGCGCGTTGACGCCGGCCTACTGCGCCAGCAAGGCCGCGATGCACTCCTACACCCAGTCGTTGCGATTTCAGTTGCGCGACAGCGACGTTCAGGTCATCGAGATCGTCCCGCCCCGGGTGCAGACGGCGCTGCAGGGCGCCCGCGGATTCGACCCACGGGCGCTGCCGCTCGACGAGTTCATCTCCGAGGTCATGACGTTGCTCAAGACAAAGCCCGACGCCGACGAAGTTATCGTCGAGCGAGCCAAGGGGTTTCGGTTCGCCGAACGCGACGGCGCCTACGACGAGATCTACTCCGTCTTCAACGAGAAGATGATGGGCGAGGTCGACTAG
- the rpsR gene encoding 30S ribosomal protein S18, with protein MAGKSKRGRRTPQQDPKSAKKNLLKTLGLTTVDYKDTTRLRMFISDRGKIRSRRVTGLTVQQQRQIAKAIKNAREMALLP; from the coding sequence ATGGCCGGCAAGTCGAAGCGCGGTCGCCGCACCCCGCAGCAGGACCCCAAGTCCGCCAAGAAGAATTTGCTGAAGACGCTCGGGCTGACGACCGTCGACTACAAGGACACCACCCGGCTGCGGATGTTCATCTCCGACCGCGGCAAGATCCGGTCCCGCCGGGTCACCGGGTTGACAGTGCAGCAGCAGCGTCAGATCGCCAAGGCGATCAAGAACGCCCGCGAGATGGCACTGCTGCCCTAG
- the rpsN gene encoding 30S ribosomal protein S14 — MAKKSKVVKNDRRREIVARYAERRAELKRIIRAPGSSVEQRLAAQSELGRQPRDASPVRLRNRDAVDGRPRGHLRKFGLSRVRVRDMAHQGQLPGVRKSSW; from the coding sequence ATGGCCAAGAAATCCAAGGTCGTCAAGAACGACCGGCGCCGCGAAATCGTCGCCCGGTACGCCGAGCGGCGCGCCGAGTTGAAGCGCATCATCCGCGCGCCCGGCAGCAGCGTCGAGCAGCGGCTGGCCGCGCAGAGCGAGTTGGGCCGCCAGCCCCGCGACGCCAGCCCGGTGCGGCTACGCAACCGCGATGCCGTCGACGGCCGCCCGCGCGGGCATCTGCGCAAGTTCGGGCTGTCGAGAGTTCGGGTGCGCGACATGGCCCATCAGGGACAACTGCCCGGTGTCCGTAAGTCGAGTTGGTGA
- the rpmG gene encoding 50S ribosomal protein L33 yields MARNEIRPIVKLRSTAGTGYTYVTRKNRRNDPDRLVLKKYDPVVRRHVDFREER; encoded by the coding sequence ATGGCGCGCAACGAAATTCGCCCAATCGTCAAGCTGCGCTCGACCGCGGGCACCGGCTACACCTACGTCACCCGCAAAAACCGGCGCAACGACCCGGACCGGCTCGTGCTGAAGAAGTACGACCCGGTGGTCCGGCGGCACGTCGACTTCCGAGAGGAGCGCTGA
- the rpmB gene encoding 50S ribosomal protein L28 translates to MSARCQVTGRSVSFGNAVSHSHRRTRRRWTPNIQTKTYYLPSQNRRITLRVSTKGIKVIDRDGIEAVIARLRREGQRI, encoded by the coding sequence ATGTCCGCTCGCTGCCAAGTCACCGGACGCTCGGTGAGTTTCGGCAATGCCGTGTCGCACTCACACCGGCGCACCCGGCGACGCTGGACACCGAACATCCAGACCAAGACCTACTACCTGCCCTCACAGAACCGCCGAATCACGTTGCGCGTCAGCACCAAAGGCATCAAGGTCATCGACCGCGACGGTATCGAGGCGGTTATCGCACGCCTGCGCCGCGAAGGGCAGCGAATCTGA
- the mrf gene encoding ribosome hibernation factor-recruiting GTPase MRF yields MRTPVVLVAGQDGTDAAAGELLRRPGTVVVEHRFDGQVVRRTVVRLRDGDLVVAEEALELAHGCLACTIRDDLLVLLRKLHRHAGVERIVVHLAPWLEPEPICWAINHARVRVGPGYFDGVAARDVVIVGVVTCVDAVDWLGQALGEDELSDGRTVAQVVVCQAEFADVLVLNHADPSTLAVLRRLAPRARITVGVDRIEMSLAHVDDESRRGRSDHPHAPLLAGLPPLGADGAIRILEFGARRPFHPERLHAAVDTLLDGVVRAKGRLWLANRGDQVMWLESAGGGLRVASAGKWLAAMTSSEVAYVDPDRRAFADLMWEHRFGDRHTSMTILACGADPLVIAEALDAALLTDDELARPDSWSGYDDPFGDWHQDPCYETPDMAGEFTSHRNGEAE; encoded by the coding sequence ATGCGGACACCTGTGGTCCTCGTCGCCGGTCAGGACGGAACCGACGCGGCGGCAGGCGAATTGCTGCGGCGACCGGGAACGGTGGTCGTCGAGCATCGTTTCGACGGCCAGGTGGTGCGACGGACGGTCGTCCGGTTGCGCGACGGTGACCTGGTGGTCGCCGAGGAGGCGCTGGAGTTGGCGCACGGCTGCCTGGCCTGCACGATTCGCGACGACCTGCTGGTCCTGCTGCGCAAGCTGCACCGGCACGCGGGTGTCGAGCGGATCGTCGTCCACCTGGCTCCGTGGTTGGAGCCCGAACCGATCTGCTGGGCGATCAACCACGCCCGGGTCCGGGTCGGCCCTGGCTACTTCGACGGCGTGGCCGCCCGCGACGTCGTGATCGTCGGCGTCGTCACGTGCGTGGACGCCGTCGACTGGCTGGGGCAAGCACTGGGTGAGGATGAACTGTCCGACGGTCGCACGGTGGCCCAGGTTGTCGTCTGCCAGGCCGAGTTCGCCGACGTGCTGGTGCTCAACCATGCGGACCCGTCGACACTCGCGGTCCTGCGCCGGTTGGCGCCGCGCGCCCGGATCACCGTGGGTGTCGACCGCATCGAGATGTCGCTTGCCCACGTGGACGACGAGTCGCGGCGCGGGCGTAGCGATCATCCGCACGCCCCGCTGCTGGCGGGTCTGCCGCCGCTGGGCGCCGACGGTGCGATCAGGATCCTCGAGTTCGGCGCGCGACGGCCGTTCCATCCCGAACGACTGCACGCAGCGGTCGACACGCTGCTCGACGGCGTGGTCCGAGCGAAAGGCCGGCTCTGGCTGGCCAACCGCGGCGACCAGGTGATGTGGCTGGAGTCCGCCGGCGGTGGGCTGCGCGTCGCCTCGGCCGGAAAGTGGCTGGCGGCCATGACTTCTTCGGAGGTCGCCTACGTCGACCCGGATCGCCGCGCGTTCGCCGACCTGATGTGGGAACACCGGTTCGGCGATCGGCACACCTCGATGACGATCCTGGCCTGCGGCGCCGACCCGCTCGTCATCGCCGAGGCGCTCGACGCCGCCCTGCTCACCGACGACGAGTTGGCCCGCCCGGACTCCTGGAGCGGCTACGACGACCCGTTCGGCGACTGGCATCAGGACCCCTGCTACGAAACCCCCGACATGGCAGGCGAATTCACCTCACACCGCAACGGAGAAGCAGAATGA
- a CDS encoding type B 50S ribosomal protein L31, which yields MKPGIHPDYRPVVFQDANTGAKFLTRSTMTSSRTVDWETPNGVETYPLVVVEVSSDSHPFWTGTKRTLDTEGRVEKFYQRYGRR from the coding sequence ATGAAACCCGGCATCCACCCCGACTACCGGCCCGTGGTGTTCCAGGACGCCAACACCGGCGCGAAATTCCTCACCCGCTCGACGATGACGAGTTCGCGCACCGTCGACTGGGAGACGCCGAACGGTGTCGAGACCTATCCGCTGGTGGTGGTCGAGGTGTCCAGCGACTCGCACCCGTTCTGGACCGGAACCAAGCGGACGCTGGACACCGAAGGCCGGGTGGAGAAGTTCTACCAGCGCTACGGCCGCCGCTAG
- a CDS encoding aldehyde dehydrogenase family protein: MITIDALGPDGAYRTRNRQTIAAFDGGTLAELCLAPPLYVARAISAQRRVRPLPAHDREAALTKAADAFTGGVIAGLDFDAYTVAASRISGVPLTVTRAGARGVADGVASAFSAIQPARPTGAVLDWRDARGGGAVWARRGDVFAVLASGNGPGVHGLWPQALALGYRVAVRPSRREPLTAHRLIQALRQAGFRPHDAVYLPTDHRGADELVRCADLAMVYGGQDVVDKYAGDPTVFVNGPGRAKILITADHDWRDYLDVVVDSIADLGGVACVNATAVLVEGDPRPLAEAIAERLAGIDNADLPTQKLDAATAVANHLATVAAGTTPLLGADQVVAPLGDGYAALRPAVHLLDKPDAAKLNVELPFPCVWVAPWSRSDGLAPLRHSLVISAITGDEDLVDDLLADPTIANVYGGQHPTHHTAPAIPHDGFLADFLMRNKGFIRD; encoded by the coding sequence CTGATCACTATCGATGCGCTCGGCCCGGACGGTGCGTATCGCACCCGCAACCGTCAGACTATCGCGGCCTTCGACGGCGGCACCCTCGCCGAGCTGTGTCTCGCTCCGCCGCTGTACGTCGCGCGCGCGATCAGCGCGCAGCGCCGCGTGCGTCCCCTGCCCGCCCACGATCGGGAAGCGGCGTTGACGAAGGCGGCCGACGCGTTCACCGGCGGCGTGATCGCCGGACTGGACTTCGACGCTTACACCGTTGCGGCCAGCCGTATTTCGGGTGTTCCGCTCACGGTCACACGCGCGGGAGCGCGGGGTGTCGCCGACGGGGTCGCCTCGGCATTCTCGGCGATCCAGCCGGCCCGGCCGACGGGTGCGGTGCTCGACTGGCGCGACGCGCGTGGCGGCGGCGCGGTTTGGGCCCGGCGCGGTGACGTGTTCGCGGTGCTCGCCTCCGGCAACGGCCCGGGGGTGCACGGGTTGTGGCCGCAGGCGCTGGCACTGGGCTACCGGGTCGCGGTCCGCCCGTCGCGCCGCGAGCCGTTGACCGCGCACCGGCTGATTCAGGCGTTGCGGCAGGCCGGATTTCGTCCGCACGACGCCGTATATCTGCCCACCGACCACCGCGGCGCCGACGAGTTGGTCCGGTGCGCGGATCTCGCGATGGTCTACGGCGGCCAGGACGTCGTCGACAAGTACGCCGGTGATCCAACGGTGTTCGTCAACGGACCCGGCCGGGCGAAGATCCTGATCACTGCCGATCACGACTGGCGCGACTATCTCGACGTCGTCGTCGACTCGATCGCCGATCTCGGCGGGGTGGCCTGCGTCAACGCCACCGCGGTCCTCGTCGAGGGCGATCCCCGGCCGCTGGCCGAGGCGATCGCGGAACGTCTGGCCGGCATCGACAACGCCGACCTCCCCACCCAAAAGCTCGACGCCGCAACGGCTGTGGCGAACCACCTCGCCACCGTCGCGGCCGGGACCACACCGCTACTCGGTGCCGACCAGGTCGTCGCGCCACTCGGCGACGGCTATGCCGCCCTGCGCCCGGCGGTCCATCTGTTGGACAAACCCGATGCCGCAAAGCTCAACGTCGAGTTGCCGTTTCCCTGCGTCTGGGTCGCGCCGTGGTCGCGGTCCGACGGCCTTGCGCCGCTAAGGCATTCGCTGGTGATCAGCGCGATCACGGGTGACGAAGATCTTGTCGACGATCTACTCGCCGACCCGACGATCGCCAACGTCTACGGCGGTCAGCACCCGACGCACCACACGGCGCCCGCGATTCCGCACGACGGATTCCTAGCCGACTTCCTGATGCGCAACAAGGGTTTCATCCGCGACTAG